A stretch of Pseudomonas sp. CCC3.1 DNA encodes these proteins:
- a CDS encoding AraC family transcriptional regulator, which translates to MFLTRHRDENATLVSLIKPLATQLGFVHTLMPEVRVVSACNAVARMPQIYEPSLMVIAQGSKVAYLGPRTMEYGAGHYLVQALSVPFECETFASKEIPLLGVAISIDRAVLGELVLAMGLDPERSVAQTPESMTSAVLDDDMRQSVERLLRCLHDPLECRIMGRARLREVLFAALRGPQASVLRALVEQQGQFARVAASLNHLHEHFAEPLNVETLARCANMSASTFHEHFKRSTLLSPVQYLKRLRLLRAQQLLLSEGLGVAQVAERVGYQSTSQFSREYKRYFERSPGHENSVC; encoded by the coding sequence ATGTTTTTGACGCGTCATCGCGATGAGAACGCCACCCTGGTGTCACTTATCAAACCGCTGGCCACCCAATTGGGCTTTGTTCACACCTTGATGCCTGAGGTACGGGTGGTTTCGGCGTGCAACGCTGTGGCCCGGATGCCGCAGATCTATGAGCCTAGCCTAATGGTGATCGCTCAAGGCAGTAAGGTGGCCTATCTTGGGCCGCGCACGATGGAATACGGCGCGGGGCATTACCTCGTGCAAGCCTTGTCGGTGCCTTTTGAGTGCGAAACCTTTGCCTCAAAAGAAATCCCCTTGCTGGGCGTGGCCATCAGTATTGATCGTGCGGTGTTGGGCGAGTTGGTGCTGGCGATGGGCCTGGACCCTGAGCGCAGCGTTGCGCAAACCCCGGAGTCCATGACCTCGGCGGTGCTGGATGACGACATGCGTCAGTCGGTGGAGCGTTTGCTGCGTTGTCTGCATGACCCGCTGGAATGCCGAATCATGGGCCGTGCGCGCTTGCGCGAAGTGCTCTTTGCCGCATTGCGTGGCCCGCAGGCCAGCGTGTTAAGGGCGTTGGTCGAGCAACAGGGGCAGTTTGCGCGGGTGGCGGCGTCACTCAATCATTTGCATGAGCACTTTGCCGAGCCGCTGAATGTCGAGACCCTGGCCCGTTGCGCAAACATGAGTGCGTCGACCTTTCATGAGCATTTCAAGCGCAGCACCTTGCTGTCGCCGGTGCAGTACCTCAAGCGCCTGCGCCTGTTGCGGGCTCAGCAGTTACTGCTGAGCGAAGGGCTGGGCGTGGCCCAAGTGGCGGAGCGGGTGGGCTACCAAAGCACCTCGCAGTTCAGTCGCGAGTACAAACGCTATTTTGAGCGCAGCCCGGGGCATGAAAACTCGGTGTGCTAA